The genomic window ATACTTTTTCCTCTGTCTTTGTCCCCAGAGGAATGGGTACGACCAGTCATGAAGAGGGATAAGCAGGTTCTTCTGCACTGGGGCTACTATCCTGACAGGTGAGGATGGGCTTCTGGGGCAGGTTTAAGGTCAAGAGTCAGCCAGGAGCCCCAGGACATCTAGCAAAGGCAGAAGGGACTCTTTGGGCCGATTGATTTGTTCTGTCCCCGCCACTGATTATGTGAACCGTCTGTCTTGGGTGAGGTTTGGACTTTGTGGACTAGGCTTGGTTAAAAGGATCAGGGAAAcatacttggcccaatggatagggcgtcgtctaccacatgggaggtccgcggttcaaaccccgggcctccttgacccgtgtggagctggcccatgcgcagtgctgatgtgcgcaaggagtgccctgccacgcaggggtgtcccccacgtaggggagccccacacgcaaggagtataccccataaggagccgcccagtgcgaaagaaagtgcagcctgcccaagaatggcgctgcacacacacacacagctgacacaagatgacgtgacaaaaagaaacacagattcctggtgctgctgataaggatagaagcggtcatagaagaacacacagcgaatggacacagagagcagacaactggggggcggaataaattaaaaaataaaaaatcttaaaaaaaataaaaggagcaggGCTCTATGTGTGAAATGGCCATCCCACTATAACTTTTGATAAGTAAATTGTtaaaaacaatctaaatgtcttAACAGTAGGAAAACGTTTCGGTGAATTTGTGTATCTTCTCGgtatggactattatgcagcctttaaaattgtatttatgaaATAACATGAATGATGTGTAGCTGAGTATTAAGTACAAAATGTAGGATATAAAATAATAGCATGTTTacaatttcataaaaataaaattgcacaTGAAAATTCCTGGGAGAAATTATATACTAGATGTCAAGAGTAGTTGTGTTAGGTTGATAGGATTAtagataattttcttctttctctactcttataatttgcttttattactttaaaatgaaaagaatccCAATgttaattgggggggggggaatcattACCAAAAAAATAACCCAACAACCCAATACTTTCCATAAATGGAAAAGATCTGTGCTCTACTTTTCCACAATTCTATCCATTGATTCTATTTCACTGTCAATTTCCCATGGCAGTTATGACACATGGATCCCAGCCAGTGAAATTGAAGCATCTGTGGAAGATGCACCAACTCCTGAGAAGCCTAGGAAGGTGAGCTCTCCTTGTACTCCATTCCCCAAGCAGGCTATTCTTAGGAGGTGAAGAAGGGTTCCTGTGCCCCTGGGCTTTTTCACAGTAATGATCCCCAGACAGAGCTGTGACTGCCAAGCTTCTCACCCGCACAGTCTGTCTCTGTACTTTAGGTTCATGCAAAGTGGATCCTGGACACAGATACCttcaatgaatggatgaatgaggaAGACTATGAAGTGAATGATGACAAAAACCCCGTGTCCCGCAGAAAGAAGATTTCAGCCAAGACATTGACAGATGAGGTGAAaagacctctttttttttcttcctccagtCTTTAGCTTAAGTCTCTGGACAAAACTTTGCGGGAGATTGTTGGCTGACATTTGTCCTGTTTCTCCAACCTGCAGGTGAACAGCCCAGACTCAGATCGACGGGACAAGAAAGGAGGGAACTACAAGAAGAGGAAGCGCTCCCCCTCTCCTTCACCTACCCCAGAATCTAAGAAGAAAAATGCGAAGAAAGGGTATGCCATGCTTTCTTATGATCctgtccccacctccacccttctGTCCACACTATGTTGGAGGAAGAAAGGCCTAATCCCTTCCCGTAGCCACCTGGCGCTTACCCGGGCATGCCACAGTCCttaggggaggggaggaggtcgTCTTTAGCTCTGCCCAGTCATTAGTTCTAGTCCCAGCCACTGCTAACCTCAGAGAGAGCTTAATCTCCGAATGAAAAGCCCTTGCCACTTCACATGGCTCTGTTGCTCTTGGCTTCTGTCAGTGCTCCGCTCCACCCTTGAGatgtctctccttcccttcccttgaaCCTCAATTTCCAGCGTCTCCTTGTGTAAGAGTGActgggtcctctttcattcttttttcttcctagcCCCTCGACACCTTACACCAAGTCCAAGCGTGGCCACAGAGAGGAGGAGCAAGAAGACCTGACAAAGGACATGGATGAGCCCTCGCCAGTCCCTAACGTAGAAGAGGTGACGTTGCCCAAAACAGGTACAGGACAGGACAGGCACCCGGGACCCACTCCCTTTCCCTGTGCTGCCCCAACTGTGCCAACCCCCTGAGGGGGATGCTTTATTAGGCCCAGCTCCAGGTCTGAAAGGCCTTTTCCCATCACTTTAGCTGGTTATTGAAGTTATTTCTGTTACCGTGGAGAATCCTCCAACAGTTCAATAGCCAATCTTAGCTGTGGCTTGTGCTTTGCTCCTGACAGTAGTTTTCAAGTTTTAAATGTTGTGTGCCACAATTAGTAAGCTATATTTGAGCACAAATTATACACATGTACTATCACTATACTGGGAACATTATAAAACACGTAAACAGAACAATTTAAAGGATGAGATTAAAAGAGAAGTTCTGGTACTCTTCCTGTATCCGAGTGGATTGGCCTTTGTATCTGAGATCATTGCTTCTTGGTGCTGGCATATCATCTGTGTTCCAAGAACTAACTAGCCTCAAGTGGGCCAGAGGTGTATTTCAAGGCTGGGCTTGGGAGGCCACGGAGAGGGGAGGGGTTCTGGGCTCCCTCCATCTCGTGAATCAGAGCAGCTCTGTTTTCTAGCCGTGTTTTCTCCTGAACCATCATGTATGAATTCATTTAATGAAAGTGTTCCTCTGCTTTGAAAAATGTTTAAGATCTGGTCACTTCTCTACAGAATGATTTGGCCAGACCCAGTCTCAGTCTGTTAAGAACTGACAGACACATGAAGAGAGAGAGGCCTATCAAAGACAAAAATCATGTATGACTGTAGATAAAGAAGTAAGGCGCTTATTTATAGGAAAAAGTTAAGCGAGTATATAATTGGAGAAGTAGGAAAAGTAACAAGTGAGTTTCAAGCCCTACAATGAATGTGACTGGAGGAAGTTAACTGCATTTTGTGATGAGATGGAGAAAGTTTTGGAGGAAGGGGGAATCTCGAGAGGTGAGGGCTTGATTTAGGCAGAATCTGTCTGATAAAATGACTCTGTCTCTGGCAGTCAACACTAAGAAGGACTCGGAGTCAGCCCCGGTCAAAGGAGGCACCATGACTGACCTGGGTAAGATGGAGCGCCCCTGCAGGCGAGGCATTCGGAGCCTGAGGGTGGGCGGGCTCAGCTGGCACCCTTCCCCTGGGCTCACGGCCCTTCCCCACTTCTCCCTGTGattcttcctcccctgcccctcgGGAGGTGCCAGTCTTGCATCTGCTGTCTTTCTCTTTCAGATGAACAGGAGGATGAAAGCATGGAGACCACGGGCAAGGTGGAGCCAGTTTAGAGAGGCCCTGCTTCTATGCGATTCTGATTTGTGATTATAAAGTTCATTCAGCCCAGAAACTTCCACTGCCCAGACTTTACCCACTCCAGACCAATTCAAGCTGCAGCTCAATACTCTGATTCTTTCAGAGGCATGGGGTCCatagtgttcattcccatcaccCATCTTCAGTGTCCACAGTCCTGGGGTGTGGGAGAAGCAGAGGGTTGCTAGGGGGAAAAGTGGGAATGCTGAATGGCCAGCGGCCTCCGTACTCGTAGGATGAGGATGAGAACAGTACGGGAAACAAGGGGGAGCAGACCAAGAATCCAGACCTGCATGAAGACAACGTCACCGAGCAGACCCACCACATCATCATCCCCAGCTACGCTGCTTGGTTTGACTATAACAGGTATGCTACCCCACCTTCTCGCAGAATCCTTCCTTCCCCAGCCTCCAGGGGTCAACATGTTCCTCTTGCCTCCAAATAAGTTATTTTTTCCCTCAGCCAGACAGATAAGAGTGCACTTCAGGTTTAGAGGAACTCCTGATCTCTTTTTTAAGCCATAAAGCTCTGGTGGGAAGTTCTCCCCAAGCTTTGAGCCTGTTTTTAGTCTCCAGCTGGTTGCCCACCCCACCTTCTAGGCTTTTCCTCCCCTCGGGGCTCCCatccctccaccagcaccttccCCTGAGTCCACTCTGGCTTCTCTTGCAGCGTGCATGCCATTGAGCGGAGGGCTCTCCCCGAGTTCTTTAACGGCAAGAACAAGTCCAAGACACCAGAAATGTAAGGAAACCTCGACTCATGATTTTCTTCCTCCTGTGCCCTCTCACCCTTCCTGATCCATCCAGCAACATTCAGTTCAGCAGACCTCTCTCGAGCTCCTATcctgagccaggcactgtgctaaccCTTAGGCAGTTCCAACCTAGGATTCTTGATGCTATAACACATTCTCTAGTACTTGCCCAGGAGTGATATTAAGCATGCCCTTTGCACAAAACAAGTACCTGCTTCAGTGCCTCAGATTCTTTCAGCAGGGCACAGAGTCTTTCAGTCTGTAATTGATACTGTCAAAAATGCAGATTTCCCTAGCATAAGTAATCCACTTTGACTGCAGTGTAAATGACTATTATCAGGCTGGTTCCTGGGTAGCTTTTGATAGAAAAGTGAGTGGTGGAGCTATGAAGACTCCTGAACTAAGGGATGGAGCAGGCtctgtgggagagaggtgtcATAGAAAGTGCAGGCTTGGGCCTCAGTCCTCACCTTTAAGGTTTTGCCTCAGGCTAAATCTGCTTGGCGTTGGATGAGACTTGGCAATCTTCTGTGGTTAGGGATGCCCCAGATAAATATGGTGACAAGGTAGCAAGACTCAGTGCTGAGCCAGGGCGCCCTGGGAACTGAGCTAACTTCCGTCCCTGCTTTGTCCTGGCTTCCCAGCTGTGGGCTTATGCTCTTCCCACCATGGTTCTTTCCCTCTTGATACGGTTCTGTCCTCCTCCTGGGGAAAGCCATGTATGTGAGGAGGCATGATAGGCAGGCAGCGTTGGACCAGGAATTGTTCTACATGCTGATCtcttgatatgaaataataagtGATGACTTACCTACATTCCTTGAGAGCTTGCTGTCCACCAGGTACTATCCTGAGTGTCCTGCATACATTGAGTAATTTAACTTCATGCTGCCCTTAGATGTAGTTATTATAATCTCAGtttacagatcaggaaactgGAGTACCAAGAGGTTCAACCCCTTGCTCAAGTTCATACAGTGACTGAGTAGTAAAACCAGGATCTTGTAGTCTGACTCATGTTCTCAAACTTTGCACTACATGACATAGTGGCCATCAGTTTTTTTGAGCTCCTATAATGTGCCAGGCTCTGTATTAGTACTTTGTAGACATCTCTAATCCTTAGTAGACATttcattttacagacgaggaaactgaggttcaaagaaCTGGGAATTGAACTTAGATCTTTCTAGCTTCAAAGCACATACTCTTCCTACTATGTCATGCTGACTAGTTGGATCTCTGGATAAGGACTTCCCCTTTAATATCCATAAGTTTAGAAATGAGggcaccttttctttttctctgattcCTCATTCAAAAGTTGGATAattatatgggaacatcttatgttttctatgttttttaatgtaacattctttgtgatctattaagtttaataaaaaaagtgtaaaaaacaaaaacaaaagttgggtAAAATGTCCCCAATACAGCCAAGGAAATAATTCACTTAACTAAAAAAACCCATCAAGGAAAACGTAAGAAATGTGTGAATCCCTTGCATctagcacacagtaggcactgaGTGTTTATTGAGTTGGATGTTCTActgttttttgtctttgtcaGCACAGGAGTCATTAGCTCTTCTATCATTCTTCCCATCTCCAGCACTGGACAaacatttatttgtcttcttcctgatgatcacactctctcttcctcttaGCTACCTGGCCTATCGAAACTTCATGATTGACACTTACAGACTGAATCCCCAAGAGTATCTCACCTCCACTGCCTGCCGCAGGAACCTGGCAGGCGACGTCTGTGCCATCATGAGGTGGGTCCTCTGGTTAGCAGGAAGGGCATCTGCGAGGATGTCTGCCCACAGATGCCTCTTGGCAGAAACAGAAGTATCAATGAGGAACATAGgggaacaaacaagaaaaacccCTCTAGAGAAAAGGCAAAGTACAGGTGCGGGGTGTGAGTGACTCAAGGAAATGGCAGTGGCATTCTCGGAAGTAGGGAGTCAAGGAGAAAGAGAGATCTGGGTTCAGTTGTACTAGCTGTGCAGGAAGAAAGTTCAGTAGGTGGTGGGATGGGGACGGCAGCCAGGCGGAAGGTATAGCTGTGGGTGTCCCTGACATTTAGGTGGAAAGTGAACAGCAGTTGCAGACAGGATTTCCAGGAGGTAGAATGAGTAGAGAAGAGGCCCGAGGAGAGAGGGAGCCTTAGGCCACAGCATCTACCCCCAGCCTGGTCCTCATGCGCCTTTCTGGCTGGCCCGTATGACCCTGCCTGCCCTTCTCCTCACAGGGTCCATGCCTTTCTGGAACAGTGGGGTCTTATTAACTACCAGGTGGACGCTGAGAGTCGACCAACCCCGATGGGGCCTCCACCCACTTCTCACTTCCATGTCTTGGCAGACACACCATCAGGGCTGGTACCTCTGCAGCCCAAGACCCCGCAGGTAGGGTGAGGGGCGGCGGGGACAAGGTGGGGTGGGTGTAAAATTGGGCTTCTTTGGgctttcttttcctggttttttaGGGTAATGGTTCAAGAGTGCTTTGAGGCTTCTTCCTTTTCCATGGGATGCAAAGGACTGCAGGAATCAGCCCCGTGTGTTCAGTGCCCTCTGCCGGCCTCTGCACCTAAGTCTGCAAGGACTTGCTGAGGGAGAAGAGATGCTCCTTGTCCTCAGGGAGCAGGCAGGCTAATGTAGGGAATGGAGCAGATAGAAAAAACATGGCTGAAAATGAACTTGCATGAAAATTTTTAACTCTGTCATGTAtcctccatttttttcatttttgcttcataattattattacttccattttttttttcacttccatTTCACACATTACAAAATATTAAGAGGAGAAAGGTTATGtggcttgcccagggtcacagagTACCAAATCTAGGATTAGAACCTAACTGCCCAGCTCCTAAGAGAATCTGTAGAGATACATCATGGATATCATGCCAGTTACTTATCTAATTAATTATTAAGGGAACACGGAAGAGTGGCATGAGTGCCCCAGAGCTTGTGAGCCGCCCAGCATTTGGCCTTGGGGGCTCCAGGGCCTTGGCCTGGTCATTTCTTGCCCACCCTCCATGACGCCAAGCTCTGTCCCCCAGGGCCGCCAGGTTGATGCTGATACCAAGGCTGGGCGAAAGGGCAAAGAGCTGGATGACCTGGTGCCAGAGACGGCTAAGGGCAAGCCAGAGCTGGTAGGTGGGGTGTAGACCCCGCTGGGCTTCTTATTTGCCCCTTTATTGGGGGGCCCCCTGCccgggaagaagagacatgagaGCAGAGGAGCTACAGCAGTAAAGGAGGAAGTCCTGCCCAGGGTGGCCTTGGCTTTGGGAAAGAAGCTCCTTCTGTCGCTTTCCTCTCTCTGTCTGCCCCTGGCTCCCACCGGTCACTCGTACTtacctctttctttcccctccacaAATAGCAGACCTCTGCTTCCCAACAAATGCTCAACTTTCCTGACAAAGGCAAAGAAAAGCCAACAGACATGCAGAACTTTGGGCTGCGCACAGACATGTACACCAAGAAGAATGTCCCCTCCAAGGTACGGGGATGTGGGCTGACTGCAGGCAGGGGTGAGGGAGCCCCCGCTCAGCGATCACCGGTGTCTCTCCTCACCTTGCGTGTTTGACCCACAGAGCAAAGCGGCAGCCAGTGCCACCCGCGAGTGGACAGAACAGGAGACCCTGCTACTCTTGGAGGTATTCAGGGCAAGGAAAGGGGCGTTCTTCTACAAAAGCAGAAATGGCCAGGGTACCAGCCACCCTCGTGAGTGGGGAGGGCCTGTGCAGTTGGGAATGAGCAGACCTTACCCTCAGTCTCTGCCATCCCGGTGCCCGTCGCACCTCATCCCGGGGACCGGCTCCGGGCTGGGGATATGGGCCATCATGTTAACTCCAGCTCCTTTCTTAGTGCTACTTGGGGAGCCCCCTTGGGCCCAGAGAATACAGAAATACTAGAGACACAGCTTTGAAGGCAGCTGCCCttagtggggtgggggcagttgaCTTCTAAGGGAAGTGGCTAAGTAAGCGGAGTTGTgtccccaccactaccaccaggCACTGGAGATGTACAAAGATGACTGGAACAAAGTTTCAGAGCACGTGGGAAGCCGCACACAGGACGAGTGCATCTTGCATTTTCTTCGTCTTCCTATTGAAGACCCATACCTGGAGGACTCAGAGGCCTCCCTGGGCCCCCTGGCCTACCAGCCCATCCCCTTCAGTCAGTCGGGCAATCCTGTCATGAGCACTGTTGCGTTTCTAGCCTCCGTCGTTGATCCCCGAGTCGCCTCTGCCGCTGCCAAGTCGGCCCTAGGTAACGTGAAGGGGTTCTGGCCCCCTTAGTTTGTGCTGGAAGGGCTGGTTGTTCAGACCTCGAAGCCCCCTTGTATTTGGCTGTCCTACTAGCCTTGTCTGTGCTGGTGTCAGCCCAGGCACCTGTCTAGGCTCCAAGCTGGAAATAGGTGAAGAGATGGGCTTGTGAGGAGGCTTTCACAGGGATAGCCAGAACTGCCTGCCTGCCCTCGCTCCCAGCCTCATGCCCTCTGGGTCTTGCAGAGGAGTTCTCCAAGATGAAGGAAGAGGTACCCACAGCCCTTGTGGAGGCCCATGTTCGGAAAGTGGAAGAAGCTGCCAAGGTGACAGGCAAGGCCGACCCAGCCTTCGGTCTGGAAAGCAGTGGCATTGCAGGAACCACCTCTGATGAGCCTGAGCGGATTGGTAAGGCCCGGCATGCTCCCAGACACTGTTCCCCCTAAGCAAGGGCCAGAGGCACCCGGCCTCCCCGCCTCAAGTTGGCATTGGAGCACAGCACGAGTGGGGAGACTTGCTGGTGTTTTTATTTTCCCCTAGGATTTTCCCTTAGGGCCAGTGGCTCCCTGCTGGTTTACTCAGGGAGATTCTGACTGGTAAAAGGGGCTGCTGGCAAAGCATTGTAGAGACAGACTCCATTATCAGACATTCCCATTTCCTTTTCCCACGGGCCCAGAGGAGAGCGGGACTGACGAGGCACGGGCGGAGGGCCAGGCCACAGATGAGAAGAAGGAGCCCAAGGTACGGAGGGATTGGCCTCAGGCTGGGAGGGTGCAGGGGCCAGGCATGGAACCGTGATGGGCATGGGCAGCTGACCCAGTCCAGCCCAAGAACACGAGGACTGGGCTTCGAGGGGGTCTCTCACCCGGAGTCAGAGCTCCCCTCGAGACAAGTAAATTCAGTTCCCAGGCCCTTTGTGTGAAAACCAGTCACCTCAGCCCCTGATATTCTCTACGTTTCTTTCACTGGGCCTTAAGGAACCTCGAGAAGGAGGAGGGGCTGTGGAAGAAGAAGCAAAGGACAAAACCAGCGAGGCGCCCAAGAAGGatgaagagaaagggaaggaaggtgaCAGCGAGAAGGAATCAGAGAAGAGTGATGGGGACCCAGTAGGTGAGCTTCTCAGTGGTAGTTAGGAGGTACAGGAAAGAAGCGGAGCTGTAGAGCTAACTCAAGAGCCCTTTTCCTGGCCTAGTAGATCCCGAGAAGGAGAAGGAGCCAAAGGAAGGGCAGGAGGAAGTACTGAAGGAAGTGGTGGAGTCAGAGGGTGAAAGGAAGACGAAGGTGGAGCGGGACATTGGCGAGGGCAATCTCTCCACCGCAGCTGCCGCTGCCCTGGCTGCTGCCGCGGTCAAGGCCAAGGTGAGGTCCAGAGACCCCAACAACCCCAAGCGAAGAAGATGGCTcccttctccaggctcacttcACTGAAAGGAAGTCATTCCATGTGCATCCCTTAACTAGTGCTAGCctatttcctctttatttttatgCTGAGGGAGTCTTAGTTATGTCTTCTCTAAACTTCTTGAATCTTTTACTATTAGGCCTATTTCCAGCCACCTAATTAGTTGACTTTGTCTTATCCTTTGccactctctcccttttccccaagttcttttaaaaaatatcagtgCTGCACTACTGTCTCACATCAGGTTCTCCCTTAAAACCTaacagtggggagcagatgtggcccaagcaattgagtgcctgcttcccccatgggaagtcctgggttcagttcctggtgcctcctgaaaaaaacgaacaacaagcaaaacaaatgaaaaaaccagcccagggaagccgatgtggctcagtggttgagcaccagcttcccacatacaagatcctgggttcattccccggcCTCTGgacctcaaaaacaaaactaaaaaaccTGCCAACCTCTGCACTACCTTTTCCTCCCCTGGAATGTCGTTAACTGGGCCCTCCCGCTGACATGCCTTCCCACCCTTCCTTCCCTAGCACTTGGCTGCAGTTGAGGAGAGGAAGATCAAATCCCTCGTGGCCCTTCTGGTGGAGACCCAGATGAAAAAGTTGGAAATCAAACTCCGGCACTTCGAGGAGCTGGAGACGATCATGGACCGGGAGCGTGAAGCAGTGAGTAGCCTCCCTGGGGGGGAGCGGGAGCCCTGGCACCTGGTCCCGACTCGAGACCAAGCCCTACCTCACTCTAGGATGAGGGGCCGGGAAGGGGGATGAAGCTGCAGTGCAGAAAGCCTGAGACGGACAGGGTTTCCAAGCAGAGGGGGCAGCCCAGGCCAGGGCTGGGAGGCCAAGCCGAGGCAGGTGAGAGGGACAGAAAcacccacaggggaggtctggaGACTGGGCTCCCATGGGATGTCAGCACCACAGGGCAGGGATGTTCTGTTCTGTTGATTGCTGTATCTCCAGGTTTTTGAACAGTGCATGGCTCATAGTAGATGTTCAGTAAACATTTGGTGAGTCCTTGAATGGATCTGAGGGATAATGAGAGGACTGGGGCTTCAGATCCAGGAGGTAAACCACAAAGGGGAGGGGATGGCCAGGGTATTGAACCGTTTTGCCTTTAAAGGGACATATAAAGATGTAGAAGACAGCGACCCAGTCTCAGAGAACTTAATTAGAGACATGAAAAACAGTTAATCATGTTTAAGGTAT from Dasypus novemcinctus isolate mDasNov1 chromosome 12, mDasNov1.1.hap2, whole genome shotgun sequence includes these protein-coding regions:
- the SMARCC2 gene encoding SWI/SNF complex subunit SMARCC2 isoform X10; its protein translation is MAVRKKDGGPNVKYYEAADTVTQFDNVRLWLGKNYKKYIQAEPPTNKSLSSLVVQLLQFQEEVFGKHVSNAPLTKLPIKCFLDFKAGGSLCHILAAAYKFKSDQGWRRYDFQNPSRMDRNVEMFMTIEKSLVQNNCLSRPNIFLCPEIEPKLLGKLKDIVKRHQGTITEDKNNASHVVYPVPGNLEEEEWVRPVMKRDKQVLLHWGYYPDSYDTWIPASEIEASVEDAPTPEKPRKVHAKWILDTDTFNEWMNEEDYEVNDDKNPVSRRKKISAKTLTDEVNSPDSDRRDKKGGNYKKRKRSPSPSPTPESKKKNAKKGPSTPYTKSKRGHREEEQEDLTKDMDEPSPVPNVEEVTLPKTVNTKKDSESAPVKGGTMTDLDEQEDESMETTGKDEDENSTGNKGEQTKNPDLHEDNVTEQTHHIIIPSYAAWFDYNSVHAIERRALPEFFNGKNKSKTPEIYLAYRNFMIDTYRLNPQEYLTSTACRRNLAGDVCAIMRVHAFLEQWGLINYQVDAESRPTPMGPPPTSHFHVLADTPSGLVPLQPKTPQGRQVDADTKAGRKGKELDDLVPETAKGKPELQTSASQQMLNFPDKGKEKPTDMQNFGLRTDMYTKKNVPSKSKAAASATREWTEQETLLLLEALEMYKDDWNKVSEHVGSRTQDECILHFLRLPIEDPYLEDSEASLGPLAYQPIPFSQSGNPVMSTVAFLASVVDPRVASAAAKSALEEFSKMKEEVPTALVEAHVRKVEEAAKVTGKADPAFGLESSGIAGTTSDEPERIEESGTDEARAEGQATDEKKEPKEPREGGGAVEEEAKDKTSEAPKKDEEKGKEGDSEKESEKSDGDPVDPEKEKEPKEGQEEVLKEVVESEGERKTKVERDIGEGNLSTAAAAALAAAAVKAKHLAAVEERKIKSLVALLVETQMKKLEIKLRHFEELETIMDREREALEYQRQQLLADRQAFHMEQLKYAEMRARQQHFQQMHQQQQQPPPALPPGSQPIPPAGAAGPPAVHGLAVAPASVAPAPAGSGVPPGSLGPSEQIGQAGSAVGPQQQQPAGAPQPGAVPPGLPPPGPHGPSPFPNQQTPPSLMPGAVPGSGHPGVAAQSPAIVAAVQGNLLPSASPLPDPGTPLPPDPTAPSPGTVTPVPPPQ
- the SMARCC2 gene encoding SWI/SNF complex subunit SMARCC2 isoform X18; the encoded protein is MAVRKKDGGPNVKYYEAADTVTQFDNVRLWLGKNYKKYIQAEPPTNKSLSSLVVQLLQFQEEVFGKHVSNAPLTKLPIKCFLDFKAGGSLCHILAAAYKFKSDQGWRRYDFQNPSRMDRNVEMFMTIEKSLVQNNCLSRPNIFLCPEIEPKLLGKLKDIVKRHQGTITEDKNNASHVVYPVPGNLEEEEWVRPVMKRDKQVLLHWGYYPDSYDTWIPASEIEASVEDAPTPEKPRKVHAKWILDTDTFNEWMNEEDYEVNDDKNPVSRRKKISAKTLTDEVNSPDSDRRDKKGGNYKKRKRSPSPSPTPESKKKNAKKGPSTPYTKSKRGHREEEQEDLTKDMDEPSPVPNVEEVTLPKTVNTKKDSESAPVKGGTMTDLDEQEDESMETTGKDEDENSTGNKGEQTKNPDLHEDNVTEQTHHIIIPSYAAWFDYNSVHAIERRALPEFFNGKNKSKTPEIYLAYRNFMIDTYRLNPQEYLTSTACRRNLAGDVCAIMRVHAFLEQWGLINYQVDAESRPTPMGPPPTSHFHVLADTPSGLVPLQPKTPQQTSASQQMLNFPDKGKEKPTDMQNFGLRTDMYTKKNVPSKSKAAASATREWTEQETLLLLEALEMYKDDWNKVSEHVGSRTQDECILHFLRLPIEDPYLEDSEASLGPLAYQPIPFSQSGNPVMSTVAFLASVVDPRVASAAAKSALEEFSKMKEEVPTALVEAHVRKVEEAAKVTGKADPAFGLESSGIAGTTSDEPERIEESGTDEARAEGQATDEKKEPKEPREGGGAVEEEAKDKTSEAPKKDEEKGKEGDSEKESEKSDGDPVVDPEKEKEPKEGQEEVLKEVVESEGERKTKVERDIGEGNLSTAAAAALAAAAVKAKHLAAVEERKIKSLVALLVETQMKKLEIKLRHFEELETIMDREREALEYQRQQLLADRQAFHMEQLKYAEMRARQQHFQQMHQQQQQPPPALPPGSQPIPPAGAAGPPAVHGLAVAPASVAPAPAGSGVPPGSLGPSEQIGQAGSAVGPQQQQPAGAPQPGAVPPGLPPPGPHGPSPFPNQQTPPSLMPGAVPGSGHPGVADPGTPLPPDPTAPSPGTVTPVPPPQ
- the SMARCC2 gene encoding SWI/SNF complex subunit SMARCC2 isoform X6, which codes for MAVRKKDGGPNVKYYEAADTVTQFDNVRLWLGKNYKKYIQAEPPTNKSLSSLVVQLLQFQEEVFGKHVSNAPLTKLPIKCFLDFKAGGSLCHILAAAYKFKSDQGWRRYDFQNPSRMDRNVEMFMTIEKSLVQNNCLSRPNIFLCPEIEPKLLGKLKDIVKRHQGTITEDKNNASHVVYPVPGNLEEEEWVRPVMKRDKQVLLHWGYYPDSYDTWIPASEIEASVEDAPTPEKPRKVHAKWILDTDTFNEWMNEEDYEVNDDKNPVSRRKKISAKTLTDEVNSPDSDRRDKKGGNYKKRKRSPSPSPTPESKKKNAKKGPSTPYTKSKRGHREEEQEDLTKDMDEPSPVPNVEEVTLPKTVNTKKDSESAPVKGGTMTDLDEQEDESMETTGKDEDENSTGNKGEQTKNPDLHEDNVTEQTHHIIIPSYAAWFDYNSVHAIERRALPEFFNGKNKSKTPEIYLAYRNFMIDTYRLNPQEYLTSTACRRNLAGDVCAIMRVHAFLEQWGLINYQVDAESRPTPMGPPPTSHFHVLADTPSGLVPLQPKTPQQTSASQQMLNFPDKGKEKPTDMQNFGLRTDMYTKKNVPSKSKAAASATREWTEQETLLLLEALEMYKDDWNKVSEHVGSRTQDECILHFLRLPIEDPYLEDSEASLGPLAYQPIPFSQSGNPVMSTVAFLASVVDPRVASAAAKSALEEFSKMKEEVPTALVEAHVRKVEEAAKVTGKADPAFGLESSGIAGTTSDEPERIEESGTDEARAEGQATDEKKEPKEPREGGGAVEEEAKDKTSEAPKKDEEKGKEGDSEKESEKSDGDPVDPEKEKEPKEGQEEVLKEVVESEGERKTKVERDIGEGNLSTAAAAALAAAAVKAKHLAAVEERKIKSLVALLVETQMKKLEIKLRHFEELETIMDREREALEYQRQQLLADRQAFHMEQLKYAEMRARQQHFQQMHQQQQQPPPALPPGSQPIPPAGAAGPPAVHGLAVAPASVAPAPAGSGVPPGSLGPSEQIGQAGSAVGPQQQQPAGAPQPGAVPPGLPPPGPHGPSPFPNQQTPPSLMPGAVPGSGHPGVAGNAPLGLPFGMPPPPPPAAPSIIPFGSLADSISINLPPPPNLHGHHHHLPFAPGTLPPPNLPVSMANPLHPNLPATTTMPSSLPLGPGLGSAAAQSPAIVAAVQGNLLPSASPLPDPGTPLPPDPTAPSPGTVTPVPPPQ